One window of Triticum dicoccoides isolate Atlit2015 ecotype Zavitan chromosome 5A, WEW_v2.0, whole genome shotgun sequence genomic DNA carries:
- the LOC119303189 gene encoding uncharacterized protein LOC119303189 isoform X3, whose product MQFQSGNCAKTLAKVDGSGAKDFSVDRSTFGFPQDANQEYFNRACQYSYPVSTQGFQDKGFVPSVPDFVLNNASAALREYQQFDHFFRPLQPLAPDGNQVQNIGINTAHRSRPSNASSCLDHVEEITSHDTDGYDDRAISFGSSCSTGIACYPYSSPMQSDDCIADTQDGTWAALMQMQQALEAANEECSDLTFNNTELSGGNTMQHQIVWDNGCLASPSFTSNFLPFPGEAETTVTNTSAMYNLHNSADLLYDNDQDISSFELKVNEQKEATTSHVCEHRGEMHSAEQGGYPGHDESFDLTISQDRQFSSFVNGADGSVDSEMNLYDCEEQMEIDSLLNSFGASSDTFAQTYEMLQKGENIVDLEKKAKLAESISATFITNTVPYITQAGATESTVSDGSSWTQQYQSTSQSCGLSYSSASQWETMPGVDGQRSHLYRDEALATQGVWAAHPGTMVHSSTDTGYSDVQPPMTQTTTVPLPAPSLSKGPNSLFTGTELNKVDLHDTGMQMPLTQTTVQLPAPCLSKDPNSSFIGAEVQKVDQNHSDTELPLTQTSHVQLPAMNLSEYPTSSFVGGTKLKKVDKHDSYMQLPMTHASHVPLPATSLSEDPKSSFIGGTELKEVDKHDSDMQLPRIQASHVPLPAVSLSEEPNSSFIGGTELKEVRKHDSDMPLPMTRASHVPLPAVSLSEDTKSSFIAGAELKEVDKHDSDTPLPMAQASHVPLPTMSLPEDTKSSFIGGTELKEVDRHDSDMQHPMTPASHVLLPAVSMSMDPESSFTGGTELKEVGKHDSDMQLPMTQTVHVQLPTPSLSKDSESSFVGGTELKEVDKHDSDMQPPMTQASHVLLPAVSLSEDPNSSFIGGTELKEVGKHDSDIQLPMTQTVCVQLPAMNLSEDTKSSFIKGTELKEVGKHDSDIPLPVAQASDVPLPTMSLPEDTKSSFIGGTELKEVDKHDSDMQPPITLASHVPLPAVSLSEDPKSSFSGGTVLKEVGKHDSDMQLHMTQTVRVQLHAPSLSKDSESSFVGGTELKEVDKHDSDMQPPIAQASHVPLPAVSLSKDPTSSFIGGTVLKEVGKHDSDIQLPMTQTVRVQLPAMSLSEDPKSSFIRGTELKEVDKHDSDIPLPMAHASHVPLPTVSLPEDMKSSSIGGTELKEVDKHDSDMQPPITPAIHVPLPAVSLSEDPKSSFTGGTELKEVGKHDSDMQLPMTQTVRVQLPALSLSKDPDSAFVGRTELKKVGQLDYSHVGFPQESILLSASKPSHPSGLPVMKFDDEVGSRSKKRKRSTADVLASHAQAMFEGGRLQCRRTPELAWADSTLTEKVDGEKAMTENSTFVSRARRRLTLTTSLIQCLLPALSVRLLAAKVADCGEAIVYHICKLMLSDISDPVQPFASDTNNFMQSENMPPNETSTSGKEEDCKLLSEVLETFDARLGGLQGSLSRVEKLPSFQDYASALHQIEQWAMTHQFIKLNEYKRLHAGYGSGPKRPLCVGAIRKHAGGSSAPVSELKRVRCRSLK is encoded by the exons ATGCAGTTCCAGTCTGGCAACTGTGCCAAAACGTTGGCAAAAGTAGATGGATCTGGTGCAAAAGATTTTTCAGTCGACCGAAGCACATTTGGTTTTCCACAAGATGCTAATCAGGAATATTTTAACCGGGCTTGCCAGTACAGTTATCCAGTTTCAACGCAAGGCTTTCAAGATAAAGGATTTGTACCAAGCGTTCCAGATTTTGTTCTGAATAATGCTTCTGCTGCACTCAGGGAATATCAACAATTTGACCACTTTTTCAGACCACTTCAGCCTCTAGCACCGGATGGAAACCAGGTGCAAAATATTGGCATAAATACCGCACATCGCAGTAGACCTTCTAATGCATCCTCCTGCCTTGATCATGTAGAAGAAATAACTTCTCATGACACGGACGGTTATGACGACAGAGCTATCTCATTTGGGAGTAGCTGCAGCACAGGAATTGCGTGTTATCCATATAGCAGCCCTATGCAAAGCGATGACTGCATTGCAGACACGCAGGATGGGACCTGGGCTGCTCTTATGCAAATGCAACAGGCTTTGGAGGCGGCTAATGAAGAGTGCAGTGACTTGACTTTCAATAACACAGAACTTTCAGGTGGGAATACCATGCAGCATCAAATTGTTTGGGACAATGGCTGTTTAGCAAGTCCGTCTTTCACCTCAAACTTtttacccttccctggagaggctgAAACCACGGTCACAAATACCAGCGCTATGTATAACTTACATAACTCTGCTGATCTCCTGTATGATAATGATCAAGACATATCATCTTTTGAGCTCAAAGTGAATGAACAGAAAGAAGCAACCACAAGCCATGTTTGTGAACATCGAGGTGAAATGCATTCTGCTGAACAGGGGGGATATCCTGGCCACGacgaatcttttgatttgacaataAGCCAGGACAGACAGTTCAGTTCATTTGTTAATGGTGCAGATGGATCTGTAGATAGTGAAATGAACCTTTATGATTGTGAAGAGCAAATGGAAATTGATTCACTCCTAAATTCATTTGGAGCATCAAGTGATACCTTTGCACAGACATATGAAATGTTACAGAAAGG TGAAAATATTGTTGACCTTGAAAAAAAGGCTAAATTAGCGGAAAGCATTTCTGCTACATTCATCACTAATACTGTCCCATATATTACACAAGCTGGGGCGACTGAGTCAACTGTCTCTGATGGATCTTCTTGGACTCAACAATATCAATCTACTTCCCAGTCATGTGGTTTATCTTATTCTTCAGCTTCTCAATGGGAAACCATGCCAG GCGTGGATGGTCAAAGGAGCCACCTATACCGCGACGAAGCACTGGCAACCCAAGGTGTATGGGCGGCACATCCTGGTACGATGGTACACTCTTCAACTGATACTGGATATTCAGATGTACAGCCGCCCATGACACAGACTACTACTGTTCCGCTGCCTGCTCCGAGCTTGTCCAAGGGCCCCAACTCATTATTTACTGGAACAGAGCTTAACAAGGTTGACCTACATGATACAGGTATGCAGATGCCTTTGACACAGACTACTGTTCAGCTGCCTGCTCCGTGCTTGTCCAAGGACCCCAACTCATCATTTATTGGAGCAGAGGTTCAGAAGGTTGACCAAAATCATTCAGATACGGAGCTTCCCTTGACACAGACTAGTCATGTTCAGCTGCCTGCTATGAACTTGTCCGAGTACCCGACCTCGTCATTTGTTGGAGGAACAAAGCTTAAAAAAGTTGACAAACATGATTCATATATGCAGCTTCCCATGACACATGCTAGTCATGTTCCGCTGCCTGCTACGAGCTTATCCGAGGATCCGAAATCATCATTTATTGGAGGAACAGAGCTTAAGGAAGTTGAcaaacatgattcagacatgcagcTTCCCAGGATACAGGCTAGTCATGTTCCGCTGCCTGCTGTGAGCTTGTCCGAGGAACCGAACTCATCCTTTATTGGAGGCACAGAGCTTAAGGAAGTTCGTAAACATGATTCAGATATGCCGCTTCCCATGACACGGGCTAGTCATGTTCCGCTGCCTGCTGTGAGCTTATCTGAGGACACGAAATCATCATTTATCGCAGGAGCAGAGCTTAAGGAAGTTGACAAACATGATTCAGATACGCCGCTTCCCATGGCACAGGCTAGTCATGTTCCGCTGCCTACCATGAGCTTACCTGAGGACACGAAATCGTCATTTATTGGAGGAACAGAGCTTAAGGAAGTTGACAGACATGATTCAGATATGCAGCATCCCATGACACCGGCTAGTCATGTTCTGCTGCCTGCTGTGAGCATGTCCATGGATCCAGAATCATCATTTACTGGAGGTACAGAACTTAAGGAAGTTGGCAAACATGATTCAGATATGCAGCTTCCCATGACGCAGACTGTTCATGTTCAGCTGCCTACTCCGAGCTTGTCCAAGGACTCCGAGTCGTCGTTTGTTGGAGGTACAGAGCTTAAGGAAGTCGACAAACATGATTCAGATATGCAGCCTCCCATGACGCAGGCTAGTCATGTTCTGCTGCCTGCTGTGAGCTTGTCCGAGGACCCGAACTCATCCTTTATTGGAGGTACAGAACTTAAGGAAGTCGGCAAACATGATTCAGATATTCAGCTTCCCATGACACAGACTGTTTGTGTTCAGCTGCCTGCTATGAACTTATCCGAGGATACGAAATCATCATTTATCAAAGGAACAGAGCTTAAGGAAGTTGGCAAACATGATTCAGATATACCGCTTCCCGTGGCACAGGCTAGTGATGTTCCCCTGCCTACCATGAGCTTACCCGAGGACACGAAATCATCATTTATTGGAGGAACAGAACTTAAGGAAGTTGACAAACATGATTCAGATATGCAGCCTCCCATAACACTGGCTAGTCATGTTCCACTGCCTGCTGTGAGCTTGTCCGAGGACCCAAAATCATCATTTTCTGGAGGTACAGTGCTTAAGGAAGTGGGCAAACATGATTCAGATATGCAGCTTCACATGACGCAGACTGTTCGTGTTCAGCTGCATGCTCCGAGCTTGTCCAAGGACTCTGAGTCGTCATTTGTTGGAGGAACAGAGCTTAAGGAAGTCGACAAACATGATTCAGATATGCAGCCTCCCATAGCGCAGGCTAGTCATGTTCCGTTGCCTGCTGTGAGCTTGTCCAAGGACCCGACCTCATCCTTTATTGGAGGTACAGTGCTTAAGGAAGTTGGCAAACATGATTCAGATATTCAGCTTCCCATGACACAGACTGTTCGTGTTCAGCTGCCTGCTATGAGCTTATCCGAGGATCCGAAATCATCATTTATCAGAGGAACAGAGCTTAAAGAAGTTGACAAACATGATTCAGATATACCGCTTCCCATGGCACATGCTAGTCATGTTCCGCTGCCTACCGTGAGCTTACCCGAGGACATGAAATCGTCGTCTATTGGAGGAACCGAGCTTAAGGAAGTTGACAAACACGATTCAGATATGCAGCCTCCCATAACACCGGCTATTCATGTTCCGCTGCCTGCTGTGAGCTTGTCCGAGGACCCGAAATCATCATTTACTGGAGGTACAGAGCTTAAGGAAGTTGGCAAACATGATTCAGATATGCAGCTTCCCATGACGCAGACTGTTCGTGTTCAGCTGCCTGCTCTGAGCTTGTCCAAGGACCCCGACTCGGCATTTGTCGGAAGAACAGAGCTTAAGAAGGTTGGACAACTTGATTATAGCCACGTTGGATTTCCTCAGGAAAGTATCCTGCTCTCAGCAAGCAAACCTTCACACCCAAGCGGTTTGCCAGTTATGAAGTTTGATGACGAGGTGGGTTCACGGTCTAAGAAGCGGAAAAGGTCAACAGCAGATGTTTTAGCATCGCATGCACAAGCCATGTTCGAGGGTGGGAGACTGCAATGTAGAAG GACACCTGAGTTGGCTTGGGCCGATTCCACATTGACTGAGAAG GTTGACGGTGAAAAAGCAATGACGGAAAATAGCACCTTCGTTTCTCGAGCTCGGAGAAGACTTACTTTAACGACCAGCTTGATTCAGTGTCTCCTTCCTGCTCTGTCAGTGAGACTTCTTGCAGCAAAAGTTGCTGATTGCGGTGAAGCCATTGTGTACCACATTTGTAAACTGATGCTCAGTGATATATCTGACCCAGTTCAACCTTTTGCCAGCGACACCAATAACTTCATGCAAAGTGAAAACAT GCCACCGAACGAGACAAGCACCTCCGGAAAGGAGGAGGACTGTAAACTCTTATCTGAGGTTCTGGAAACCTTCGATGCGAGGCTTGGCGGGCTACAAGGCTCCTTGTCAAG AGTCGAGAAGTTGCCCAGCTTCCAGGACTACGCGTCGGCGCTACACCAAATCGAGCAGTGGGCCATGACCCATCAGTTCATAAAGCTGAACGAATACAAGAGACTGCACGCCGGCTACGGCTCTGGTCCTAAAAGGCCTCTCTGCGTCGGAGCCATCCGGAAGCATGCCGGAGGTTCTTCCGCTCCGGTCTCAGAGCTGAAAAGGGTCCGGTGTCGCTCACTGAAGTAG
- the LOC119303189 gene encoding uncharacterized protein LOC119303189 isoform X1 → MQFQSGNCAKTLAKVDGSGAKDFSVDRSTFGFPQDANQEYFNRACQYSYPVSTQGFQDKGFVPSVPDFVLNNASAALREYQQFDHFFRPLQPLAPDGNQVQNIGINTAHRSRPSNASSCLDHVEEITSHDTDGYDDRAISFGSSCSTGIACYPYSSPMQSDDCIADTQDGTWAALMQMQQALEAANEECSDLTFNNTELSGGNTMQHQIVWDNGCLASPSFTSNFLPFPGEAETTVTNTSAMYNLHNSADLLYDNDQDISSFELKVNEQKEATTSHVCEHRGEMHSAEQGGYPGHDESFDLTISQDRQFSSFVNGADGSVDSEMNLYDCEEQMEIDSLLNSFGASSDTFAQTYEMLQKGENIVDLEKKAKLAESISATFITNTVPYITQAGATESTVSDGSSWTQQYQSTSQSCGLSYSSASQWETMPGTIFPLGDCQNDVSESNSMTSLGTNGDLLLSFGHTSMQQQQQSVSSDTNLELIDNFANPYQEFVTGVDGQRSHLYRDEALATQGVWAAHPGTMVHSSTDTGYSDVQPPMTQTTTVPLPAPSLSKGPNSLFTGTELNKVDLHDTGMQMPLTQTTVQLPAPCLSKDPNSSFIGAEVQKVDQNHSDTELPLTQTSHVQLPAMNLSEYPTSSFVGGTKLKKVDKHDSYMQLPMTHASHVPLPATSLSEDPKSSFIGGTELKEVDKHDSDMQLPRIQASHVPLPAVSLSEEPNSSFIGGTELKEVRKHDSDMPLPMTRASHVPLPAVSLSEDTKSSFIAGAELKEVDKHDSDTPLPMAQASHVPLPTMSLPEDTKSSFIGGTELKEVDRHDSDMQHPMTPASHVLLPAVSMSMDPESSFTGGTELKEVGKHDSDMQLPMTQTVHVQLPTPSLSKDSESSFVGGTELKEVDKHDSDMQPPMTQASHVLLPAVSLSEDPNSSFIGGTELKEVGKHDSDIQLPMTQTVCVQLPAMNLSEDTKSSFIKGTELKEVGKHDSDIPLPVAQASDVPLPTMSLPEDTKSSFIGGTELKEVDKHDSDMQPPITLASHVPLPAVSLSEDPKSSFSGGTVLKEVGKHDSDMQLHMTQTVRVQLHAPSLSKDSESSFVGGTELKEVDKHDSDMQPPIAQASHVPLPAVSLSKDPTSSFIGGTVLKEVGKHDSDIQLPMTQTVRVQLPAMSLSEDPKSSFIRGTELKEVDKHDSDIPLPMAHASHVPLPTVSLPEDMKSSSIGGTELKEVDKHDSDMQPPITPAIHVPLPAVSLSEDPKSSFTGGTELKEVGKHDSDMQLPMTQTVRVQLPALSLSKDPDSAFVGRTELKKVGQLDYSHVGFPQESILLSASKPSHPSGLPVMKFDDEVGSRSKKRKRSTADVLASHAQAMFEGGRLQCRRTPELAWADSTLTEKVDGEKAMTENSTFVSRARRRLTLTTSLIQCLLPALSVRLLAAKVADCGEAIVYHICKLMLSDISDPVQPFASDTNNFMQSENMPPNETSTSGKEEDCKLLSEVLETFDARLGGLQGSLSRVEKLPSFQDYASALHQIEQWAMTHQFIKLNEYKRLHAGYGSGPKRPLCVGAIRKHAGGSSAPVSELKRVRCRSLK, encoded by the exons ATGCAGTTCCAGTCTGGCAACTGTGCCAAAACGTTGGCAAAAGTAGATGGATCTGGTGCAAAAGATTTTTCAGTCGACCGAAGCACATTTGGTTTTCCACAAGATGCTAATCAGGAATATTTTAACCGGGCTTGCCAGTACAGTTATCCAGTTTCAACGCAAGGCTTTCAAGATAAAGGATTTGTACCAAGCGTTCCAGATTTTGTTCTGAATAATGCTTCTGCTGCACTCAGGGAATATCAACAATTTGACCACTTTTTCAGACCACTTCAGCCTCTAGCACCGGATGGAAACCAGGTGCAAAATATTGGCATAAATACCGCACATCGCAGTAGACCTTCTAATGCATCCTCCTGCCTTGATCATGTAGAAGAAATAACTTCTCATGACACGGACGGTTATGACGACAGAGCTATCTCATTTGGGAGTAGCTGCAGCACAGGAATTGCGTGTTATCCATATAGCAGCCCTATGCAAAGCGATGACTGCATTGCAGACACGCAGGATGGGACCTGGGCTGCTCTTATGCAAATGCAACAGGCTTTGGAGGCGGCTAATGAAGAGTGCAGTGACTTGACTTTCAATAACACAGAACTTTCAGGTGGGAATACCATGCAGCATCAAATTGTTTGGGACAATGGCTGTTTAGCAAGTCCGTCTTTCACCTCAAACTTtttacccttccctggagaggctgAAACCACGGTCACAAATACCAGCGCTATGTATAACTTACATAACTCTGCTGATCTCCTGTATGATAATGATCAAGACATATCATCTTTTGAGCTCAAAGTGAATGAACAGAAAGAAGCAACCACAAGCCATGTTTGTGAACATCGAGGTGAAATGCATTCTGCTGAACAGGGGGGATATCCTGGCCACGacgaatcttttgatttgacaataAGCCAGGACAGACAGTTCAGTTCATTTGTTAATGGTGCAGATGGATCTGTAGATAGTGAAATGAACCTTTATGATTGTGAAGAGCAAATGGAAATTGATTCACTCCTAAATTCATTTGGAGCATCAAGTGATACCTTTGCACAGACATATGAAATGTTACAGAAAGG TGAAAATATTGTTGACCTTGAAAAAAAGGCTAAATTAGCGGAAAGCATTTCTGCTACATTCATCACTAATACTGTCCCATATATTACACAAGCTGGGGCGACTGAGTCAACTGTCTCTGATGGATCTTCTTGGACTCAACAATATCAATCTACTTCCCAGTCATGTGGTTTATCTTATTCTTCAGCTTCTCAATGGGAAACCATGCCAGGTACTATTTTTCCTTTAGGGGATTGTCAAAATGATGTTAGTGAGTCCAATTCAATGACTAGCCTGGGGACAAATGGCGATCTCCTGTTATCTTTTGGCCATACTTcaatgcagcagcagcaacagagtgtatctagtgatactaatttggAATTGATTGACAATTTTGCTAACCCTTATCAAGAGTTTGTGACAGGCGTGGATGGTCAAAGGAGCCACCTATACCGCGACGAAGCACTGGCAACCCAAGGTGTATGGGCGGCACATCCTGGTACGATGGTACACTCTTCAACTGATACTGGATATTCAGATGTACAGCCGCCCATGACACAGACTACTACTGTTCCGCTGCCTGCTCCGAGCTTGTCCAAGGGCCCCAACTCATTATTTACTGGAACAGAGCTTAACAAGGTTGACCTACATGATACAGGTATGCAGATGCCTTTGACACAGACTACTGTTCAGCTGCCTGCTCCGTGCTTGTCCAAGGACCCCAACTCATCATTTATTGGAGCAGAGGTTCAGAAGGTTGACCAAAATCATTCAGATACGGAGCTTCCCTTGACACAGACTAGTCATGTTCAGCTGCCTGCTATGAACTTGTCCGAGTACCCGACCTCGTCATTTGTTGGAGGAACAAAGCTTAAAAAAGTTGACAAACATGATTCATATATGCAGCTTCCCATGACACATGCTAGTCATGTTCCGCTGCCTGCTACGAGCTTATCCGAGGATCCGAAATCATCATTTATTGGAGGAACAGAGCTTAAGGAAGTTGAcaaacatgattcagacatgcagcTTCCCAGGATACAGGCTAGTCATGTTCCGCTGCCTGCTGTGAGCTTGTCCGAGGAACCGAACTCATCCTTTATTGGAGGCACAGAGCTTAAGGAAGTTCGTAAACATGATTCAGATATGCCGCTTCCCATGACACGGGCTAGTCATGTTCCGCTGCCTGCTGTGAGCTTATCTGAGGACACGAAATCATCATTTATCGCAGGAGCAGAGCTTAAGGAAGTTGACAAACATGATTCAGATACGCCGCTTCCCATGGCACAGGCTAGTCATGTTCCGCTGCCTACCATGAGCTTACCTGAGGACACGAAATCGTCATTTATTGGAGGAACAGAGCTTAAGGAAGTTGACAGACATGATTCAGATATGCAGCATCCCATGACACCGGCTAGTCATGTTCTGCTGCCTGCTGTGAGCATGTCCATGGATCCAGAATCATCATTTACTGGAGGTACAGAACTTAAGGAAGTTGGCAAACATGATTCAGATATGCAGCTTCCCATGACGCAGACTGTTCATGTTCAGCTGCCTACTCCGAGCTTGTCCAAGGACTCCGAGTCGTCGTTTGTTGGAGGTACAGAGCTTAAGGAAGTCGACAAACATGATTCAGATATGCAGCCTCCCATGACGCAGGCTAGTCATGTTCTGCTGCCTGCTGTGAGCTTGTCCGAGGACCCGAACTCATCCTTTATTGGAGGTACAGAACTTAAGGAAGTCGGCAAACATGATTCAGATATTCAGCTTCCCATGACACAGACTGTTTGTGTTCAGCTGCCTGCTATGAACTTATCCGAGGATACGAAATCATCATTTATCAAAGGAACAGAGCTTAAGGAAGTTGGCAAACATGATTCAGATATACCGCTTCCCGTGGCACAGGCTAGTGATGTTCCCCTGCCTACCATGAGCTTACCCGAGGACACGAAATCATCATTTATTGGAGGAACAGAACTTAAGGAAGTTGACAAACATGATTCAGATATGCAGCCTCCCATAACACTGGCTAGTCATGTTCCACTGCCTGCTGTGAGCTTGTCCGAGGACCCAAAATCATCATTTTCTGGAGGTACAGTGCTTAAGGAAGTGGGCAAACATGATTCAGATATGCAGCTTCACATGACGCAGACTGTTCGTGTTCAGCTGCATGCTCCGAGCTTGTCCAAGGACTCTGAGTCGTCATTTGTTGGAGGAACAGAGCTTAAGGAAGTCGACAAACATGATTCAGATATGCAGCCTCCCATAGCGCAGGCTAGTCATGTTCCGTTGCCTGCTGTGAGCTTGTCCAAGGACCCGACCTCATCCTTTATTGGAGGTACAGTGCTTAAGGAAGTTGGCAAACATGATTCAGATATTCAGCTTCCCATGACACAGACTGTTCGTGTTCAGCTGCCTGCTATGAGCTTATCCGAGGATCCGAAATCATCATTTATCAGAGGAACAGAGCTTAAAGAAGTTGACAAACATGATTCAGATATACCGCTTCCCATGGCACATGCTAGTCATGTTCCGCTGCCTACCGTGAGCTTACCCGAGGACATGAAATCGTCGTCTATTGGAGGAACCGAGCTTAAGGAAGTTGACAAACACGATTCAGATATGCAGCCTCCCATAACACCGGCTATTCATGTTCCGCTGCCTGCTGTGAGCTTGTCCGAGGACCCGAAATCATCATTTACTGGAGGTACAGAGCTTAAGGAAGTTGGCAAACATGATTCAGATATGCAGCTTCCCATGACGCAGACTGTTCGTGTTCAGCTGCCTGCTCTGAGCTTGTCCAAGGACCCCGACTCGGCATTTGTCGGAAGAACAGAGCTTAAGAAGGTTGGACAACTTGATTATAGCCACGTTGGATTTCCTCAGGAAAGTATCCTGCTCTCAGCAAGCAAACCTTCACACCCAAGCGGTTTGCCAGTTATGAAGTTTGATGACGAGGTGGGTTCACGGTCTAAGAAGCGGAAAAGGTCAACAGCAGATGTTTTAGCATCGCATGCACAAGCCATGTTCGAGGGTGGGAGACTGCAATGTAGAAG GACACCTGAGTTGGCTTGGGCCGATTCCACATTGACTGAGAAG GTTGACGGTGAAAAAGCAATGACGGAAAATAGCACCTTCGTTTCTCGAGCTCGGAGAAGACTTACTTTAACGACCAGCTTGATTCAGTGTCTCCTTCCTGCTCTGTCAGTGAGACTTCTTGCAGCAAAAGTTGCTGATTGCGGTGAAGCCATTGTGTACCACATTTGTAAACTGATGCTCAGTGATATATCTGACCCAGTTCAACCTTTTGCCAGCGACACCAATAACTTCATGCAAAGTGAAAACAT GCCACCGAACGAGACAAGCACCTCCGGAAAGGAGGAGGACTGTAAACTCTTATCTGAGGTTCTGGAAACCTTCGATGCGAGGCTTGGCGGGCTACAAGGCTCCTTGTCAAG AGTCGAGAAGTTGCCCAGCTTCCAGGACTACGCGTCGGCGCTACACCAAATCGAGCAGTGGGCCATGACCCATCAGTTCATAAAGCTGAACGAATACAAGAGACTGCACGCCGGCTACGGCTCTGGTCCTAAAAGGCCTCTCTGCGTCGGAGCCATCCGGAAGCATGCCGGAGGTTCTTCCGCTCCGGTCTCAGAGCTGAAAAGGGTCCGGTGTCGCTCACTGAAGTAG